A genomic stretch from Mya arenaria isolate MELC-2E11 chromosome 10, ASM2691426v1 includes:
- the LOC128204299 gene encoding uncharacterized protein LOC128204299 has product MDDKKSYKSSAFSALTKWTHKTQEEEMDIYDVPRLCKQHSLKILNQYCAFCEKPVCDKCKLITHARHLAEIKGYDALVRAARSRRARLRRLLKFKETEVTPSLKGLILQISESRSKLESEVDDATRKYRAYVERHRDKLYQMEEEWVDDVNRKASEYYKLMDEKVTFLKEQLFKSESSFAFVRNKLDTVNHAELLLIIGVLRSYLEFMHDTRWPKEEIQLMMSLKSVPDFGSIMFQTDASQNENCKVDFIREIKEHVVYARVYDTKLPIPKKVLEDETAKISLASASEMYVSFREYIVTYTLDSRRHGRASRNIRFTSIMSVSENILDISCDKSGHIFYITNKAVKSITDDSKILQCFTVPDVPSAVCVDDNGQRNLLYVAFHNAGRILKFTISGELLATLSHPDPRMMYRPRHLTTNMIGELFFSDDISNITILDDNGIWKRSIKRDVKTTITSGPLRPNGIACSPQRHVFVVDANAVSNLHIFGEDGKYQQTAVFKNLHDAYVVSIDVTGDVWIAFKDGRLRIYRPEFITDLET; this is encoded by the coding sequence ATGGATGACAAAAAGTCATACAAATCTAGCGCATTTTCTGCGTTGACCAAATGGACCCATAAAACTCAGGAGGAAGAGATGGATATCTATGATGTGCCGCGACTGTGCAAACAACATTCCTTGAAAATCTTGAACCAATACTGCGCGTTCTGCGAAAAACCAGTTTGCGACAAATGTAAACTGATAACACATGCGCGACACTTAGCAGAAATTAAAGGATACGATGCTTTAGTTCGGGCGGCAAGAAGCAGACGTGCAAGACTAAGACGCTTGTTGAAGTTCAAAGAAACAGAGGTCACCCCTTCTTTAAAAGGACTGATATTGCAGATTTCCGAAAGTAGATCGAAACTTGAGAGTGAAGTGGATGACGCTACGCGGAAATATAGAGCGTATGTGGAGAGGCACAGGGATAAACTGTACCAGATGGAGGAGGAATGGGTAGATGACGTCAACAGGAAGGCGAGTGAATACTACAAACTCATGGACGAGAAGGTGACATTTCTTAAAGAACAGTTGTTTAAATCTGAAAGTTCTTTTGCTTTTGTTCGAAACAAACTGGATACTGTTAACCATGCCGAACTACTATTGATCATCGGGGTGCTTCGTTCGTATCTTGAATTCATGCACGATACGAGGTGGCCGAAGGAAGAAATCCAGTTGATGATGAGTTTAAAATCGGTCCCAGACTTTGGATCCATAATGTTTCAGACTGACGCTAgtcaaaatgaaaattgtaaagTAGATTTTATCCGTGAAATTAAAGAGCATGTTGTGTACGCAAGAGTTTATGACACGAAATTGCCAATACCTAAGAAAGTTCTCGAAGATGAAACTGCAAAAATTTCTTTGGCGTCTGCGTCAGAGATGTACGTATCATTCCGCGAGTATATTGTGACGTACACGTTAGATTCTAGACGTCACGGCAGGGCAAGTAGAAACATTCGATTCACAAGTATTATGTCTGTTAGTGAGAATATATTGGACATATCGTGTGACAAAAGTGGACATATTTTCTACATCACCAACAAAGCGGTCAAATCAATTACCGACGATAGCAAAATTCTGCAATGTTTTACAGTCCCCGACGTCCCGAGTGCTGTATGCGTGGATGATAACGGGCAAAGAAACTTGCTGTACGTCGCTTTTCATAACGCCGGGCGTATTCTAAAGTTCACCATCAGCGGTGAATTGCTGGCTACGTTAAGCCATCCGGATCCCAGAATGATGTACAGGCCCCGACATTTGACAACAAACATGATCGGGGAATTGTTTTTCTCAGACGATATCTCGAACATAACGATACTTGACGACAACGGAATTTGGAAACGTTCCATCAAACGTGACGTCAAAACGACGATTACCAGCGGCCCGTTACGCCCGAACGGAATCGCGTGCTCGCCACAACGTCACGTTTTTGTCGTCGACGCCAATGCCGTATCGAATTTGCACATATTCGGCGAAGACGGGAAGTATCAACAAACTGCCGTTTTTAAAAATCTGCATGACGCTTACGTCGTGAGCATTGACGTTACTGGTGACGTCTGGATAGCCTTCAAAGACGGCCGTCTTAGAATATACAGACCAGAGTTCATTACTGACCTGGAAACGTGA
- the LOC128205245 gene encoding tetratricopeptide repeat protein 38-like, producing MHTHWRDCKAWKDYGTPVNTTSNEAAKMFDASLTQYVGWYDDMSVGGIEKSLENTLKADPDFVMGHVIKNGLDLLGTGTNVRLNADLATDIATMVKMGTSQQGLSDREKKHVNAVKLWSEGNMALACDEWENILMDNPYDILALKFAHDTYFYLGFSRPMRDSLGRVFPQWKEDKPLYGYLHGMYSFGLEETNLYEQAEKIASKGLELNPRDAWSTHSMAHVLEMMGRQDEGMKFMSGTEKDWQTCGMLSCHNYWHWALILIEKGDFSGALGIYDNHVYKSAQTSGAPLDFVDACSLLMRLEMEGAQVEGRWEDCYEVIRPHMDDHVLTFNDNHILMACLGANNQAAVEQMMTSILDWVASSTGDQSNITKEIGLVSCRAFVAYRAGDCAQAVELMYPVRYLIWKIGGSHAQRDLYNLFLINAALKSNKPEHHRLAKLLLMERKSVKPCSPMTDRLMQRALAIHAD from the exons ATGCATACTCACTGGCGGGATTGCAAG GCATGGAAGGACTATGGGACCCCAGTTAATACCACCAGCAACGAAGCCGCCAAGATGTTTGATGCCTCTCTTACCCag TATGTGGGCTGGTACGATGACATGAGTGTGGGAGGGATCGAGAAATCACTGGAAAATACGCTCAAGGCGGATCCAGACTTTG TGATGGGTCACGTGATCAAAAACGGCCTTGACCTCCTGGGGACGGGAACCAATGTGAGGCTTAACGCGGACCTCGCTACCGATATCGCCACAATGGTGAAGATGGGAACCAGTCAGCAGGGGCTTTCCGATCGGGAGAAAAAGCACGTGAACGCCGTAAAACTTTGGTCCGAAGG GAATATGGCCCTGGCGTGTGACGAGTGGGAGAACATTCTAATGGACAACCCCTATGACATACTCGCCCTCAAGTTCGCCCATGATACCTACTTCTACCTTGGATTCTCCCGTCCAATGAGAGACTCGCTAGGCCGAGTGTTTCCCCAATGGAAGGAAGACAAGCCTCTCTATGG ATACCTGCATGGAATGTATTCATTTGGCTTGGAAGAAACCAATCTCTATGAGCAAGCTGAAAAAATCGCAAGTAAG GGACTTGAGCTTAACCCTCGGGACGCATGGTCGACCCACAGCATGGCGCACGTGTTGGAGATGATGGGCCGACAGGACGAAGGGATGAAATTCATGTCCGGCACAGAGAAGGACTGGCAG ACTTGTGGGATGCTGTCATGCCACAACTACTGGCACTGGGCTCTCATCCTGATAGAGAAAGGGGACTTCTCGGGAGCACTCGGCATCTACGACAATCAC GTATACAAATCCGCCCAAACGTCTGGTGCTCCTCTGGACTTCGTGGACGCTTGCTCGCTGCTCATGCGCCTCGAAATGGAAG GCGCTCAGGTTGAAGGACGGTGGGAGGACTGTTACGAGGTGATCCGCCCCCACATGGACGATCACGTGCTCACGTTCAACGACAACCACATACTCATGGCCTGTCTAGGAGCCAACAATCAGGCAGCGGTGGAACAGATGATGACGTCAATACTGGATTGGGTAGC TAGCAGCACGGGCGACCAGTCGAACATTACCAAGGAGATCGGGCTTGTCAGCTGTAGGGCGTTTGTGGCGTACAGGGCCGGAGACTGCGCCCAGGCGGTAGAGCTCATGTACCCGGTTAGATACCTGATATGGAAGATTGGCGGCAGTCATGCGCAG CGGGATCTGTACAATCTGTTCTTGATCAACGCGGCATTGAAATCAAACAAACCAGAACACCATCGCCTTGCCAA GTTGCTGTTGATGGAGCGGAAGTCGGTAAAACCTTGCTCGCCGATGACGGACCGGCTGATGCAGAGAGCGTTGGCTATCCACGCTGACTGA